In Falsibacillus albus, a single window of DNA contains:
- the recO gene encoding DNA repair protein RecO yields the protein MLHKCEGIVIRTTDYSESNKIVTIFTRELGKIGVMARGAKKPNSRLSSVSQLFSYGHFLFQKGTGLGTLQQGEMSSSFRSIKEDIFKTAYATYIADLLDKGTEERKSNPFLFELLHQTLQFINEEYDPEIMVNIFEMKMLPVLGLYPVLDRCAVCGSKDGEFGFSIRENGFLCHRCFQVDPYHFPMSISALKLLRIFYFFDVNRLGNISVKPETKEELKNIISSYYDEYSGLYLKSKKFLKEMDRFKGML from the coding sequence GTGCTTCATAAATGCGAAGGAATTGTGATACGTACGACAGATTATAGTGAATCAAATAAAATCGTAACGATATTTACAAGAGAGCTTGGGAAAATAGGAGTGATGGCTAGAGGGGCTAAAAAACCCAATAGCCGTCTCTCCTCTGTTTCCCAGCTTTTTAGTTATGGCCATTTTTTGTTCCAAAAAGGGACAGGGCTTGGAACGCTCCAGCAAGGTGAAATGAGCAGCTCCTTTCGCTCCATCAAAGAGGATATTTTCAAAACCGCCTACGCCACTTACATAGCCGATTTACTGGATAAGGGAACGGAAGAACGCAAGAGCAATCCCTTTTTATTTGAACTTCTCCATCAAACATTGCAATTCATCAATGAGGAGTACGATCCGGAAATCATGGTCAATATTTTCGAAATGAAAATGCTGCCAGTTTTGGGCCTATATCCAGTGCTGGATCGCTGCGCCGTCTGCGGAAGCAAGGATGGGGAATTCGGCTTTTCGATAAGGGAAAACGGTTTTTTATGCCACAGGTGCTTTCAGGTTGATCCTTATCACTTTCCCATGAGCATCTCAGCTTTGAAACTATTGAGGATCTTTTACTTTTTTGACGTGAATAGACTGGGGAATATATCCGTGAAGCCGGAAACGAAGGAAGAATTAAAAAACATCATCTCTTCCTACTATGATGAATATTCAGGGCTCTATTTAAAATCAAAAAAATTCCTAAAGGAAATGGACCGGTTCAAAGGCATGCTTTGA
- a CDS encoding cytidine deaminase: protein MIENVVKYKCRDSKGESNMNTKQLIEEAKTARERAYVPYSKFKVGAALLTNDGKVYHGCNIENAAYSMCNCAERTALFKAYSDGDTQFSAIAVVADTARPVPPCGACRQVISELCSPDMKVILTNLHDDVKELTVSELLPGAFSPEDLNE from the coding sequence ATGATTGAAAATGTAGTAAAATATAAATGTAGAGACAGCAAAGGAGAATCGAACATGAATACGAAGCAACTAATCGAAGAAGCAAAAACAGCAAGAGAAAGAGCATATGTTCCATACTCAAAATTCAAGGTGGGCGCAGCCCTTTTAACAAATGATGGAAAAGTATACCATGGCTGCAATATAGAAAATGCTGCATACAGCATGTGCAACTGCGCAGAGCGCACAGCCCTCTTTAAAGCTTATTCCGACGGGGATACTCAATTTTCAGCAATTGCTGTCGTTGCCGATACAGCTAGGCCTGTGCCGCCATGCGGAGCGTGCAGACAGGTAATATCTGAATTATGCTCACCTGACATGAAAGTCATTTTGACCAACCTGCATGATGATGTAAAGGAATTGACAGTTAGTGAATTACTCCCTGGCGCTTTTTCTCCGGAGGATCTAAATGAATAA
- a CDS encoding HD family phosphohydrolase, which yields MQEIIGKIRNILSLKLFTSLIFIALALLIYGVLYSNVKPETYDIELFSVAQKNIYSPKTVIDEQKTNMERDKAADDVGNVYEFKKEVGQNRIALISSIFDFIDDVKQDAQKSMKSPDPSDEAGQSSEMSLQDQLQSLKSKLTKNATEDITKYIPDSVFLALLQANTQDLSRVKSVVINQIGSVMGQKIKEEDVQSLRQVLEQRIKSLSFSEEIKNAAIELGKYAIVPNDLYSPDLTEERKQQARDSIEPEKIFQGELLAEKNQTIDKEVYRKLKLLGLLKSNPTIKPLVGLAIFVFVMIGTLYIHFFHLNIPEERKQNFLILISLILLSSLLIMKIIDLMEELDIEDLAYIFPAAMGPMLIRILLNERIAMIVAILIAACGSIIFHGSVDGTVDVEIALYILFSGLSGILFLSNQKHRLNILQAGIFVSFVNVLLLFFLVLMGDGQFSRMEYIYYILFAFASGISSAVLTIGFLPFFEAGFGILSTMKLIELSNPNHPLLKKILTEAPGTYHHSVMVANLADAACEAIGCNGLLARVGCYYHDIGKTRRPFFFIENQMNMDNPHDRLSPDASKDIIIAHATDGGNMLRKYKIPKEIIDIAEQHHGTTLLKFFYHKAKESKGKVEESDFRYPGPKPQTKEAAVISIADSVEAAVRSKTHPTPEEIKKVVHSIVQDRLQDGQFNECDITLKELEVVKRTLCETLNGIFHSRIEYPDMKRQKVKEA from the coding sequence ATGCAGGAAATAATCGGGAAAATACGGAACATTTTAAGCCTAAAGTTGTTCACAAGTTTAATTTTCATTGCTTTGGCCTTATTAATTTATGGCGTATTGTATAGCAATGTAAAGCCGGAGACTTATGATATTGAACTCTTTTCGGTAGCACAGAAGAATATATACTCTCCCAAAACCGTCATTGATGAACAGAAAACGAATATGGAGCGGGACAAGGCTGCTGATGATGTTGGGAATGTATATGAATTCAAAAAAGAAGTCGGCCAGAACAGAATCGCCCTAATCTCTTCCATTTTCGACTTCATCGATGATGTGAAGCAGGATGCCCAAAAATCAATGAAGTCCCCTGATCCAAGTGATGAGGCCGGCCAGTCATCTGAAATGTCTTTGCAGGACCAACTGCAATCTTTAAAGTCAAAACTCACAAAAAATGCGACTGAAGACATTACAAAATACATACCGGATTCTGTTTTCCTTGCGCTTCTTCAAGCGAACACTCAGGATTTGTCACGAGTGAAAAGTGTAGTGATCAATCAAATCGGATCAGTCATGGGTCAGAAAATCAAGGAAGAAGATGTCCAAAGCTTGAGGCAGGTTCTTGAACAAAGGATCAAGTCATTGAGTTTTTCCGAGGAAATAAAGAATGCTGCCATTGAATTAGGAAAATATGCAATCGTTCCCAATGATTTGTATAGCCCGGACCTGACAGAAGAGAGAAAACAGCAAGCAAGGGACAGCATCGAACCGGAAAAGATTTTCCAAGGTGAGCTGTTGGCGGAGAAAAATCAAACCATCGATAAAGAAGTATATAGAAAGTTGAAATTATTAGGGCTGCTGAAGAGCAATCCAACCATCAAACCATTAGTGGGGCTGGCCATATTTGTTTTTGTGATGATCGGAACCCTCTATATTCATTTCTTTCATCTGAATATCCCGGAAGAGAGAAAACAAAATTTCCTCATTTTGATCAGTTTGATTCTTCTTTCTTCGCTATTGATCATGAAGATCATTGATTTGATGGAAGAACTCGATATAGAAGACCTCGCATATATATTCCCTGCAGCCATGGGACCAATGCTGATCAGGATTCTGCTGAATGAGCGGATTGCCATGATCGTGGCTATTTTGATTGCAGCATGCGGCAGTATCATTTTTCACGGGAGCGTCGATGGAACGGTCGATGTTGAAATCGCGCTGTATATATTATTCAGCGGTCTGTCGGGAATACTTTTTCTATCCAACCAGAAGCATCGTTTGAATATTTTACAGGCGGGCATTTTTGTTTCATTCGTCAATGTACTCCTGCTGTTTTTCTTGGTATTGATGGGAGATGGACAATTCTCAAGAATGGAGTATATTTATTATATTTTATTCGCATTTGCTTCAGGAATTTCATCTGCAGTGTTAACAATTGGATTTTTGCCTTTTTTTGAAGCTGGATTCGGAATTTTGTCCACAATGAAATTGATTGAACTTTCCAATCCCAATCATCCGCTCTTAAAAAAAATCTTAACTGAAGCCCCTGGAACGTATCATCACAGCGTCATGGTGGCGAATCTGGCAGATGCAGCTTGTGAAGCGATTGGATGCAATGGTCTCCTTGCAAGGGTGGGCTGCTATTATCATGATATCGGTAAAACGAGAAGGCCATTTTTCTTCATTGAAAATCAAATGAATATGGATAATCCCCATGACAGGCTTTCGCCGGATGCAAGCAAGGATATCATCATAGCTCATGCCACGGATGGTGGAAATATGCTGAGAAAGTATAAAATCCCCAAAGAAATCATCGATATTGCAGAGCAGCATCATGGTACAACGCTTTTGAAGTTTTTCTACCATAAAGCAAAAGAATCAAAGGGAAAAGTCGAGGAATCAGATTTCCGCTATCCAGGACCGAAACCCCAGACGAAGGAAGCCGCGGTCATTTCCATCGCTGACAGTGTGGAAGCTGCAGTAAGGTCAAAAACCCATCCAACTCCAGAAGAGATAAAAAAAGTTGTCCATAGCATCGTACAGGATCGACTTCAGGATGGACAATTTAATGAATGTGATATAACCTTGAAAGAGCTGGAAGTGGTGAAGAGAACCTTATGTGAAACGTTGAATGGAATTTTCCATTCTCGAATAGAGTATCCAGATATGAAAAGACAGAAGGTGAAAGAAGCATGA
- the era gene encoding GTPase Era, protein MNNNPNHKSGFISIIGRPNVGKSTFLNRVIGQKIAIMSDKPQTTRNKVQGVLTRDDSQMIFIDTPGIHKPKHKLGDFMMKVAQNTLREVDLIIFMVNAAEGFGRGDEFIIEKLKEVKTPVYLVINKIDQIQPDDLFSIIETYKELYTFEEIIPISALQGNNVDRLLEQIKFLLPEGPQYYPADQVTDHPERFIVSELIREKALHLTREEIPHSIAVVIDKISKEENKDIINVMATIVVERDSQKGIVIGKQGKMLKEIGKRARLDIENLLGSKVFLELWVKVQKDWRNKATHLKDFGFREDEY, encoded by the coding sequence ATGAATAATAATCCTAATCATAAATCAGGCTTTATTTCGATCATTGGAAGGCCGAATGTTGGGAAATCCACTTTCCTGAATCGTGTAATTGGCCAGAAGATTGCCATCATGAGCGATAAGCCCCAAACAACGAGAAATAAAGTGCAAGGTGTTTTGACAAGAGACGATTCGCAAATGATCTTTATCGATACACCAGGAATTCATAAGCCCAAGCATAAGCTTGGTGACTTTATGATGAAGGTTGCCCAGAATACCTTAAGGGAAGTCGATTTGATCATTTTCATGGTCAATGCAGCAGAAGGATTTGGCCGCGGTGATGAATTTATCATTGAAAAGCTCAAAGAAGTGAAGACGCCAGTATATTTAGTGATCAATAAAATTGATCAAATTCAACCCGATGATTTATTTTCGATCATTGAGACGTACAAAGAACTATACACATTTGAAGAAATCATCCCCATTTCCGCGCTTCAAGGAAACAATGTGGATCGGCTTCTTGAACAAATAAAATTCTTGCTTCCAGAAGGGCCTCAATATTATCCTGCAGACCAGGTTACTGATCATCCTGAACGATTTATCGTTTCAGAGCTGATTCGTGAAAAAGCGTTGCATTTAACAAGAGAGGAAATTCCCCATTCAATTGCTGTAGTCATAGATAAAATATCCAAGGAAGAAAACAAGGATATTATCAATGTCATGGCCACGATCGTGGTGGAAAGGGATTCCCAAAAAGGAATCGTAATCGGTAAACAAGGCAAGATGCTTAAGGAAATCGGCAAGCGTGCACGCCTTGACATCGAGAATTTATTGGGTTCTAAAGTGTTTCTTGAACTATGGGTTAAGGTGCAGAAGGACTGGAGAAATAAAGCAACCCATCTTAAGGATTTTGGCTTCAGGGAAGACGAATATTAA
- the glyQ gene encoding glycine--tRNA ligase subunit alpha yields the protein MNIQEMILTLQKHWSDQGCVLMQAYDVEKGAGTMSPFTFLRAIGPEPWNVAYVEPSRRPADGRYGENPNRLYQHHQFQVIMKPSPDNIQELYLDSLKALGIDPLMHDIRFVEDNWENPSLGCAGLGWEVWLDGMEITQFTYFQQVGGLECKPVSVEITYGIERLASYIQEKENVFDLEWTNGFTVKDIFYQPEYEHSKYTFETSNTEMLFNLFSIYEEEAKKQMDEGLVHPAYDYVLKCSHVFNLLDAKGKISVTERTGYIGRMRNMARSIAKTFYEEREKLGFPILKKKEEKKDA from the coding sequence ATGAATATACAAGAAATGATATTAACATTACAGAAGCATTGGTCTGATCAAGGATGCGTATTAATGCAGGCGTATGATGTAGAAAAAGGTGCTGGGACAATGAGTCCCTTTACGTTTTTAAGGGCGATAGGTCCAGAGCCTTGGAATGTTGCGTATGTTGAACCCTCCAGGAGACCGGCAGATGGGCGCTATGGCGAAAATCCAAATCGGTTGTATCAGCATCATCAATTCCAGGTAATCATGAAGCCTTCCCCGGATAATATACAAGAACTTTATCTGGATTCTCTGAAGGCGCTGGGAATTGACCCTCTGATGCATGATATTCGATTTGTCGAGGATAACTGGGAAAATCCTTCTCTAGGCTGTGCAGGGCTAGGATGGGAAGTGTGGCTGGATGGAATGGAAATTACCCAGTTCACTTATTTTCAGCAGGTCGGAGGTTTGGAATGCAAGCCTGTTTCCGTAGAAATCACATATGGGATCGAACGGCTTGCATCATACATTCAGGAAAAAGAAAATGTTTTTGATTTGGAGTGGACAAACGGCTTTACGGTCAAAGATATTTTTTATCAACCAGAATATGAGCATTCAAAATATACGTTTGAAACGTCGAATACTGAAATGCTTTTTAATTTGTTTTCGATTTATGAGGAAGAGGCGAAGAAGCAAATGGACGAAGGGCTGGTCCATCCCGCTTATGACTATGTACTAAAATGTTCGCATGTCTTTAACCTTTTGGATGCTAAGGGTAAGATTTCAGTCACGGAGCGTACCGGATACATTGGAAGAATGAGAAACATGGCCCGTTCGATTGCCAAGACATTTTATGAAGAAAGAGAAAAATTAGGATTTCCGATTCTGAAGAAAAAGGAGGAGAAAAAGGATGCATAA
- the ybeY gene encoding rRNA maturation RNase YbeY: MSLNIDFLDETGELSERDLELVQRLLNFAAESEKVESESELSVTFVDNDRIKEINKEYRNKDSATDVISFAMEEMGEGELSIVGADLPRILGDIIISVSKAREQAEEYGHSYQRELGFLALHGFLHLLGYDHMNESDEKIMFGRQKEILDAYGLKRL, translated from the coding sequence ATGAGTTTAAATATTGATTTTCTTGACGAGACAGGAGAATTATCAGAACGTGATCTGGAATTGGTGCAAAGACTGCTTAATTTTGCAGCGGAAAGTGAAAAAGTGGAATCAGAAAGTGAACTGTCCGTTACTTTTGTAGATAATGACAGAATTAAGGAAATAAATAAGGAGTACCGGAATAAGGACAGTGCCACGGATGTGATTTCCTTTGCCATGGAAGAGATGGGTGAGGGAGAATTAAGCATAGTCGGAGCAGACCTTCCGAGGATATTAGGCGATATTATCATTTCGGTTTCGAAAGCAAGGGAACAGGCAGAAGAATACGGCCATTCTTATCAAAGAGAGCTGGGATTCCTCGCGCTTCACGGTTTTTTGCACCTTTTGGGATATGATCATATGAATGAATCTGATGAAAAAATAATGTTTGGAAGACAAAAGGAAATCCTTGATGCGTATGGACTCAAAAGATTGTAG
- a CDS encoding diacylglycerol kinase family protein, translating to MDSKDCSRTGIQRFISSFKYAGNGFWLALRTERNMQIHLLISLIVVLAGILFSISKIEWLVLCLTMSAVLSLELVNTAIEKTVDLVTDEYHPIAKQAKDIAASAVFIAAFFSIIIGCVIFIPKAAHLFQMVIN from the coding sequence ATGGACTCAAAAGATTGTAGTCGGACGGGCATCCAGCGATTTATCTCATCGTTTAAATATGCTGGAAACGGTTTTTGGCTGGCTTTAAGAACGGAAAGAAATATGCAGATACATCTCCTTATCTCGCTCATAGTCGTGTTAGCCGGCATTCTATTTTCCATCAGTAAAATAGAATGGCTTGTTCTGTGTTTGACGATGTCGGCGGTCCTGTCGTTGGAATTGGTGAACACTGCAATCGAAAAAACCGTGGACCTCGTGACGGATGAATACCATCCGATTGCCAAACAGGCTAAGGATATTGCGGCATCAGCGGTTTTCATCGCAGCCTTTTTTTCAATAATCATTGGATGTGTCATTTTCATCCCTAAGGCCGCACACCTTTTTCAAATGGTCATAAACTGA
- a CDS encoding PhoH family protein, whose product MTEELKQMNLQLDNPNEAIALFGASDAHLKLIEEQLQVSIVTRGEDIFVSGEETKVALVNELIQQLLIVIRKGINIGQRDVLYAIELGQKGIVETFPDLYEEEITKNAKGKPIRVKTLGQRHYISAIRKNDLVFGIGPAGTGKTYLAVVMAVHALKNGEVKKIILTRPAVEAGESLGFLPGDLKEKVDPYLRPLYDALHDILGAEHTQRLIERGTIEIAPLAYMRGRTLDDAFVILDEAQNTTQAQMKMFLTRLGFDSKMVITGDRSQVDLPKGAKSGLVIAESILNGIKGISFIHLEQSDVVRHPLVSRIIQAYDVHES is encoded by the coding sequence ATGACAGAAGAATTAAAACAAATGAACCTTCAACTAGATAATCCTAATGAAGCCATTGCTTTGTTCGGCGCTTCAGATGCTCATCTAAAATTAATCGAGGAACAATTGCAAGTTTCAATCGTGACAAGGGGAGAGGATATTTTTGTTTCTGGAGAAGAAACGAAGGTAGCCCTTGTGAATGAATTGATTCAGCAATTATTAATTGTGATTCGAAAAGGAATCAACATTGGGCAGCGCGATGTCCTATATGCAATTGAATTGGGGCAAAAAGGCATTGTCGAAACCTTTCCGGACCTTTATGAAGAAGAAATCACAAAAAATGCAAAAGGAAAGCCGATCCGGGTGAAAACACTCGGACAGAGACACTATATTTCAGCCATCCGTAAAAATGATCTGGTTTTTGGAATCGGTCCTGCAGGTACAGGGAAAACGTATTTGGCAGTGGTGATGGCAGTGCATGCATTGAAAAATGGGGAAGTAAAGAAAATCATCCTGACAAGGCCAGCGGTAGAGGCCGGTGAGAGCCTCGGGTTTTTGCCAGGCGATTTAAAAGAAAAAGTCGATCCATACTTAAGACCGCTTTATGATGCGCTGCACGATATACTTGGCGCAGAGCATACCCAGCGCTTGATTGAACGGGGAACAATTGAGATTGCCCCTCTTGCATATATGCGTGGAAGAACCCTTGATGACGCATTCGTCATCTTGGATGAGGCACAGAACACGACACAGGCACAGATGAAAATGTTTCTAACCCGATTGGGGTTTGATTCCAAGATGGTCATTACAGGCGATCGCTCACAAGTCGACCTTCCTAAAGGGGCTAAGTCAGGCCTTGTCATCGCCGAAAGTATCTTGAATGGCATAAAGGGAATTTCTTTTATCCATCTTGAACAAAGCGACGTGGTCCGCCATCCGCTTGTTTCTCGAATCATCCAAGCCTATGACGTCCATGAATCATAG
- a CDS encoding YqzL family protein → MLEFTWKVFVQTGNIDTYLLFKELEKDHTDLPINPDDELAEFNFPIL, encoded by the coding sequence ATGTTGGAGTTTACCTGGAAAGTATTTGTACAGACGGGTAATATTGACACATACCTTCTTTTTAAAGAACTTGAAAAAGACCATACAGATTTACCGATCAATCCAGATGATGAGCTAGCAGAATTTAATTTTCCTATCTTATAA